The following is a genomic window from Euzebyales bacterium.
GATCACGCCGGCGGAGCGGGAGACATCGCGCGCACGTTCGGCTCGGCGACGGTGGTCGTCAGCGACATCGGCGCACGGCACCTGGAGGATCCGACGCGGCTCAACGCCAGCTCGCGGCGCGTGTACGGCGACCTCATGGACACGGTCTACGGTGACTGCACACCGATCGACGGCGACCGGATCCTCGGGGTCGAGGATCGCACCGGTCTGGACCTCGGTGGCGGGCACACGCTGGAGCTGCTCGCGACGCCGGGCCACGCCAAGCACCACATCAGCGTGCTCGACCACAACAGCGGCGCGCTGTTCGTCGGCGACTCGGTCGGCGTGAAGACGCCGCACACGGGGCCTCTGCGTCCGGCCACACCGCCACCCGACTTCGATCTCGAGCTCGCGCAGTCGACGATCGACCGGTACCGCCGGATCGATCCGCAGCGGATCTACCTCGCCCACTACGGCGCCGTCGATCCTCCCCATGACACGTTGGCCGAGGCGAGCGAGCAGCTCGCCGCCTGGGCAGAGGTCGCACGGGAGGCCGTGATCGAGCACGACGAGCTCGACCACGTCGCCGACACCCTCGC
Proteins encoded in this region:
- a CDS encoding MBL fold metallo-hydrolase, whose protein sequence is MSGAETDGAHDGSGGDTATADDLLELPGGIIQLDTRTAGVSHVTAGFLIRAPRPALVECGPSLTIDSVVDALARLGLDPDDLAYLIVSHIHLDHAGGAGDIARTFGSATVVVSDIGARHLEDPTRLNASSRRVYGDLMDTVYGDCTPIDGDRILGVEDRTGLDLGGGHTLELLATPGHAKHHISVLDHNSGALFVGDSVGVKTPHTGPLRPATPPPDFDLELAQSTIDRYRRIDPQRIYLAHYGAVDPPHDTLAEASEQLAAWAEVAREAVIEHDELDHVADTLARRFAVATADEPADEETTRRLEVLGGFRTNGMGLLRYWRKRLAADDTGAD